The Sphingobacteriales bacterium nucleotide sequence ATGATGGTTACTTTATTTTGTTTAAACACTTTTTTGCAACGTATTACTGAGTCGTGTGTTCTAAATCCTGCAAAATCTAAATATAATACAGAATCTGGTACGCCTAATGCTAAAAATGCTTGTCTAAAATCTTCTGGTTCGTTGTATCCATGCCAGCCATTATCTCCACTAATTAATATTCTATCTATTTTTTTATTTTTCCAAAGTAAGTATGCTGCATCTAATCTGTGTTGCCAAAATGGATTGATGGTTACTTTATCTTTTAGTGTTTTGCACGTACCCAGTAGTAATCCAACTCTATTGTATGGTATTGAATCTACATTACTATATAATTTGTGGTTAGAAAATTGTTCAACTTTGTTATTACAAAAAATTATTATAGCAATAAGTAGTAAAAAAGATGGAATGTATAAATAGATAAATAGTTTTTTGCTAAAAATTTTCTTCATTATTTTATTTTATAGAAATATTTTAATTGTGTTGATAATGGCATTGATGCATATTTGAAGAAATTAGATTTATAATCTACATTATTTTTTTCTAGCAAACGAACTAAGTTGACACCTGTTGCACCAAAATAATGTTTTGCATCTGTTATTGATGTATAGTCTTTGGCAGTATTAATACTATAGCCATCATATATATTTTCTTTTTTATAATATTTATCGTTGGTTAATAGATATTCATTAACTGGAATTTTAGCAAAATTTTCTTTTAAGATGGCATCAATATATAGTGCTGTGCCTTCTAGTTTTTCCCATATTTCTTCTATTGGTCCTATTGTAATTTTCTTTTGCTTATAGAATTCAGATCTTCTTTTGGTTCTTGTTTTAAGAAATTCTGTAAAGTATTTTTTTTCTTCTTCTATTGATTTTGCATTTATCGCTTTTAATAACAAATCATTTTCTTTAATCAATGAATCTTTAAAGCTCCAATTGTTTTCATAGATGCTTTGCATACTATCTTTAGTAAGCATTCTATTTTGTTTGATGAAAGAATTTAGGTAATTGTAGATGGCAGTTTCTTTGAACTGATATTGATGGTATAACTCATGAAATACGCTTGTAGCCCAATCTTGTGTATGTACTAATTCTGGTTGTAATTCTGCTGATATTTCTGGTGAGCTACAAAATAAAATAGGCAACATATAGTTGATATTTTTCTTATTTCCATCTTCTGTTTCAAAGACTGTTTCTATGATATATGTTGGCACATCGTATGGTGTTGCCAATTTTAAAACATTATAATCATATTTATTATTTATTATTTTATACTTAGATACTTTATCTCAAACACTTGGTTCTGGATTGATGAAATAAGCATTGGAATCTGAAAAATAAACCGTGGTACCTACAAACTCATTTGCTGCAAAATCTTTCCAAAATAGATTACCTGCAAATCTTCTAAGGTCATTTAAGTATTTAATTCTTTCTATGATTAAAACTTCCTTTTCTGTTGGTTCTATTAAATCATCAATAGAAATGTTGTTATTTTGCGCAAAGCTCATTGAACAAAATATGGACAAAAGCATTGTACAAAATGTATTTGTTATTTTAGAATAGATATGCATTTTCAATTTCATTTTCAATAAATTTTACAATTATATGTTCGTTGAATGTTGTTGCCATTTGTAAGCCAACAATATCTGATTGAATTGGAAATTTTTTGTGCGTTCTATCTATCAACACACAAGTAATAATTTGTTTGATATTGAAATTTACCAACTTTTTAAAAGCATA carries:
- a CDS encoding YdcF family protein is translated as MKKIFSKKLFIYLYIPSFLLLIAIIIFCNNKVEQFSNHKLYSNVDSIPYNRVGLLLGTCKTLKDKVTINPFWQHRLDAAYLLWKNKKIDRILISGDNGWHGYNEPEDFRQAFLALGVPDSVLYLDFAGFRTHDSVIRCKKVFKQNKVTIISQEFHNKRALVIANKFNLDAIAFNAHDVDPNRGIYNFFREKLARVKLFLDLYILNTEAHFLGDPIIIK